From a region of the Acinetobacter larvae genome:
- the erpA gene encoding iron-sulfur cluster insertion protein ErpA, whose product MNAQALEITDKAANKVRQLRESEGNPDLMLRVYVTGGGCSGFSYGFNFAESINEDDAKFENGDVAMLVDSLSYQYLVGSKVDYVEGLEGSRFIIDNPNATTTCGCGSSFSI is encoded by the coding sequence ATGAATGCCCAAGCCCTTGAAATTACAGATAAAGCAGCAAATAAGGTGCGTCAATTGCGTGAAAGCGAGGGTAATCCAGATCTCATGTTACGTGTATATGTGACAGGTGGTGGTTGTTCTGGTTTCTCCTATGGTTTTAATTTTGCTGAAAGTATTAATGAAGACGATGCCAAATTTGAAAATGGTGATGTCGCCATGTTGGTAGATTCCTTAAGTTATCAGTATTTGGTTGGTTCTAAAGTAGATTATGTTGAAGGTTTAGAAGGGTCGCGTTTTATTATTGATAACCCGAATGCAACGACAACCTGTGGTTGCGGTTCATCTTTTTCGATCTAA
- a CDS encoding ATP-binding cassette domain-containing protein codes for MIQLEQLCLRRGGRILFQNASMQLHPGWKIGLTGVNGAGKSTLFSALLGQMESDHGQLTRPHTWTVAHMAQEIKALNMKAIDFVLSGDEEYWQIQHELAHPDQLDDHQLAERYSRFDEINGYSAPAKASQLMAGLGFQDFQSELDVASFSGGWRMRLNLARTLMSRSDLLLLDEPTNHLDLDAILWLEDWLKAYAGTLVLISHDRDFLDAITDHILHIENQELILYTGNYSSFEKTRAERLAQQQQAFEKQQETRAHLQKFIDRFKAKATKARQAQSRIKQLERMQELAPAHIDTPFTFSFREPSKMSSPLLTLEHADIGYENRIIAKNINLQITPNSRIGLLGMNGAGKSTLIKSLVGDLALHHGLRKASELLNIGYFAQHQMDALDGDASPMLQLARLADKKISEATLRSFLGSFGFSGERMDTRCENFSGGERARLALALIVWQRPNVLILDEPTNHLDLDMRHALTMALQEFEGAVVLVSHERQLIASVCDDLILVHQGQCQNFDGDLQDYAQWLRQARAQQSKKAVDPVDNNTEAANPKKPAASQAKPSSSANTTATNTAKLDKEAQRKAAARRREQSRPIRKEIEKLEAKIEKLHNALADLEIKLADSSIYDAQRKAELLLIMEKQNQLKADLAQAEEQLLEHMMALEELESSFD; via the coding sequence ATGATCCAGTTAGAACAACTTTGTTTACGCCGTGGTGGACGGATTCTCTTTCAAAATGCCTCCATGCAACTTCACCCTGGTTGGAAAATTGGTCTAACTGGCGTCAATGGTGCTGGGAAATCGACCTTATTTTCTGCCTTGCTGGGTCAGATGGAATCTGATCATGGTCAATTGACACGTCCCCATACTTGGACAGTTGCTCACATGGCGCAAGAAATCAAAGCCTTAAATATGAAAGCCATCGATTTCGTGCTCTCTGGTGATGAAGAATATTGGCAAATTCAGCATGAGCTTGCTCATCCAGATCAGTTAGATGACCATCAACTGGCTGAACGTTATAGTCGCTTTGATGAAATCAACGGCTATTCTGCACCTGCTAAAGCATCGCAATTGATGGCGGGTTTAGGCTTTCAAGACTTCCAATCTGAACTCGATGTGGCTAGTTTTTCTGGTGGTTGGCGTATGCGTCTCAATTTGGCACGTACCCTGATGAGTCGCTCAGATTTATTATTACTCGATGAGCCCACCAACCACTTAGACTTAGATGCTATTTTATGGTTAGAAGACTGGCTAAAAGCCTATGCGGGAACATTGGTGCTGATTTCCCATGACCGTGATTTTTTGGATGCCATCACCGATCATATTTTGCATATCGAAAACCAAGAATTGATACTCTACACTGGTAACTATTCAAGCTTTGAAAAAACCCGTGCAGAACGTTTAGCCCAACAACAACAAGCTTTTGAAAAGCAGCAAGAAACGCGCGCGCATTTACAAAAATTTATCGATCGCTTTAAAGCCAAAGCAACCAAAGCACGCCAAGCGCAAAGCCGGATTAAACAGCTGGAACGCATGCAGGAACTGGCACCAGCACATATCGATACGCCTTTTACCTTTAGTTTCCGTGAACCCAGTAAAATGAGTTCGCCTTTGCTCACGCTAGAACATGCCGATATTGGCTATGAAAATCGTATCATTGCCAAAAATATCAATCTACAAATTACCCCCAATAGCCGTATCGGTTTATTGGGTATGAATGGTGCGGGGAAATCCACCCTGATCAAATCACTGGTTGGCGACTTAGCATTACATCATGGCTTACGTAAAGCCTCAGAACTGTTGAATATCGGCTATTTTGCTCAGCATCAAATGGATGCTTTAGATGGTGATGCCAGCCCTATGCTACAACTGGCACGACTCGCCGATAAAAAAATCAGTGAAGCGACACTGCGTTCATTCTTGGGAAGTTTTGGCTTTAGTGGCGAACGCATGGATACACGCTGTGAAAACTTTTCGGGTGGTGAACGAGCACGTTTAGCCTTGGCTTTAATTGTTTGGCAACGCCCTAATGTATTGATTCTAGACGAACCAACCAACCATTTAGACTTAGACATGCGCCATGCACTGACCATGGCTTTACAAGAATTTGAAGGTGCGGTGGTATTGGTATCGCACGAACGGCAGTTAATCGCCAGTGTCTGTGACGATCTGATTTTGGTTCACCAAGGGCAATGTCAAAACTTTGATGGTGATTTACAAGATTATGCGCAGTGGTTACGCCAAGCACGTGCGCAACAAAGTAAAAAAGCTGTAGATCCGGTAGACAACAATACAGAAGCTGCAAACCCTAAAAAACCAGCAGCATCCCAAGCAAAGCCATCAAGTAGTGCAAATACAACCGCTACCAATACGGCAAAACTCGATAAAGAAGCACAGCGTAAAGCAGCAGCACGACGCCGTGAACAAAGCCGCCCGATCCGTAAAGAGATTGAAAAGCTAGAAGCTAAAATTGAGAAGCTGCACAATGCTTTGGCTGACCTTGAAATTAAACTTGCTGATAGCAGTATTTACGATGCGCAGCGTAAAGCTGAGTTATTGCTCATTATGGAAAAGCAAAACCAGTTGAAAGCCGACTTAGCCCAAGCTGAAGAGCAATTATTAGAGCATATGATGGCACTTGAAGAACTGGAAAGTAGTTTTGATTGA